A region from the Stutzerimonas stutzeri genome encodes:
- a CDS encoding catalase, with amino-acid sequence MTEERNTLTTRQGHPVSDNQSLRSVGERGPATLENYQFIEKISHFDRERIPERVVHARGTAAHGWFEPYGKIGDEPASKYTRAKVLTNTGVRTPVFLRFSTVIGGKESPETARDPRGFAIKFYTEDGNWDLVGNNLKVFFIRDAIKFPDMIHAFKPDPVSNRQEAWRFYDFVQHHPEALHMVTWVKSPWGIPADYRHMQGSSVNTYKLVNDKGEAVLCKFSFEPKLGVKNLTSEQAAEIQAKDVGHATRDLYDAIERGEYPEWEMAVQIMSDDPHHELDFDPLDDTKRWPEDQFPLLPVGRLVLDRNPSNFFAETEQAAFGTGVLVDGIDFSDDKMLQGRTLSYSDTQRYRVGANYLQLPINASKKPAATNQRDGAMAHFVDGGGENPHVNYEPSSMGGLKEAPKPAYEYHQFVEGHLGRYQTTRAEADYRQTGERYRSFEDWERDDLIANVTADLKDCPEDICLRMIWHFWHCDPDYGQRLADGVGVDIEKAKALPPLEGRAAPGENLAGPTYSSGKPEGRDKHDEA; translated from the coding sequence ATGACTGAAGAGCGAAACACACTCACGACCCGGCAGGGCCACCCTGTCAGCGACAACCAGAGTCTACGCAGCGTCGGAGAGCGTGGTCCGGCGACGCTCGAGAACTACCAGTTCATCGAAAAAATCAGCCACTTCGACCGCGAGCGGATTCCCGAGCGCGTGGTGCACGCGCGCGGCACTGCCGCCCATGGCTGGTTCGAGCCGTACGGCAAGATAGGTGACGAACCTGCGAGCAAGTACACCCGGGCGAAGGTACTGACCAACACCGGTGTGCGCACTCCGGTCTTCCTGCGCTTTTCCACGGTGATCGGCGGCAAGGAGTCGCCAGAAACCGCACGCGACCCGCGCGGCTTCGCCATCAAGTTCTATACCGAGGACGGCAACTGGGACCTGGTGGGCAACAACCTCAAGGTTTTTTTCATCCGCGATGCGATCAAGTTTCCCGACATGATTCACGCGTTCAAGCCGGACCCGGTTTCCAACCGTCAGGAAGCCTGGCGCTTCTACGATTTCGTCCAGCACCACCCCGAAGCGCTGCATATGGTCACCTGGGTCAAGAGCCCGTGGGGCATCCCGGCCGACTATCGGCACATGCAGGGTTCCAGCGTGAATACCTACAAGCTGGTCAACGACAAGGGCGAAGCGGTGCTGTGCAAGTTCTCCTTCGAGCCCAAGCTCGGCGTGAAGAACCTCACCTCGGAGCAGGCTGCTGAAATCCAGGCCAAGGACGTCGGCCACGCCACTCGCGACCTCTATGACGCGATCGAGCGTGGCGAGTATCCGGAATGGGAGATGGCCGTGCAGATCATGTCCGACGATCCGCACCACGAGCTCGATTTCGACCCGTTGGACGACACCAAACGTTGGCCAGAAGACCAGTTCCCGCTGTTGCCGGTGGGCCGGCTGGTGCTCGATCGCAACCCCTCGAACTTCTTTGCCGAAACCGAGCAGGCGGCCTTCGGGACCGGCGTGCTGGTCGATGGTATCGACTTCTCCGACGACAAGATGTTGCAGGGCAGGACGCTTTCCTACTCCGACACCCAACGTTATCGCGTCGGTGCCAACTACCTGCAGTTGCCGATCAATGCGTCGAAAAAGCCGGCTGCGACCAACCAGCGCGACGGTGCCATGGCGCACTTCGTCGACGGTGGCGGAGAAAATCCGCATGTCAACTACGAGCCCAGCTCGATGGGTGGCCTGAAAGAAGCACCGAAGCCGGCCTACGAGTACCACCAGTTCGTTGAAGGGCATCTCGGCCGCTACCAGACCACTCGGGCGGAAGCCGACTACCGGCAGACGGGTGAACGCTATCGCAGCTTCGAGGACTGGGAGCGTGACGATCTGATCGCCAACGTCACCGCTGACCTGAAGGACTGCCCCGAGGACATCTGCCTGCGGATGATCTGGCACTTCTGGCATTGCGATCCCGATTACGGTCAGCGACTGGCGGACGGCGTAGGTGTCGATATCGAGAAAGCCAAGGCGCTGCCACCGCTGGAGGGCCGCGCGGCGCCGGGCGAGAACCTGGCGGGCCCGACGTACAGCAGCGGCAAACCCGAAGGTCGCGACAAGCACGACGAGGCCTGA
- a CDS encoding inositol monophosphatase family protein: MTSEPTASHVDIDARYASAKALALEAAEMGMTFYRKRESLTVEHKGDDLQDVVSIADKQIEAFIRERLSQRFPEDGFLGEESGSADLSARCVWVIDPIDGTACFVNGLHNWCVSIGLLIDGEPHLGAIADPNHDELFHGCLGKGAFVNDTPLRVSSATHVGQGVTATGTFHPRGKEHFIPFMEKLLAEGGMFFRNGSGALMTAYVAAGRLLGYYETELKSWDCMAGLVLIKEAGGRVNDFFRNDGLLKGNPYLVACPGVYPQLAEMIGTSLDD; this comes from the coding sequence ATGACTTCGGAACCCACCGCTTCCCACGTCGACATCGACGCACGCTACGCCAGCGCCAAGGCCCTTGCGCTCGAGGCCGCCGAGATGGGCATGACGTTCTACCGCAAGCGCGAGTCGCTGACCGTCGAGCACAAGGGTGACGACCTGCAGGACGTGGTCAGCATCGCCGATAAACAGATCGAGGCCTTTATCCGCGAACGGCTGAGCCAGCGCTTTCCCGAGGACGGCTTTCTCGGCGAGGAGAGCGGCTCTGCCGATCTGAGCGCGCGTTGCGTCTGGGTCATCGACCCGATCGATGGCACCGCCTGCTTCGTCAATGGGCTGCACAACTGGTGCGTATCCATCGGCCTGCTGATCGACGGCGAGCCGCATCTGGGCGCCATTGCCGACCCGAACCATGACGAGCTGTTCCACGGTTGTCTGGGCAAGGGGGCGTTCGTCAACGACACGCCGTTGCGCGTCAGCAGCGCGACGCACGTGGGGCAGGGCGTGACTGCCACCGGCACCTTCCATCCTCGGGGCAAGGAGCATTTCATTCCGTTCATGGAAAAGCTGCTGGCCGAAGGCGGGATGTTCTTCCGTAACGGCTCCGGCGCGTTGATGACCGCCTACGTGGCGGCCGGGCGGCTGCTCGGCTACTACGAAACCGAGCTGAAGAGCTGGGACTGCATGGCCGGGTTGGTGTTGATCAAGGAAGCAGGTGGCCGGGTCAATGACTTCTTCCGCAACGACGGCTTGCTCAAGGGCAACCCTTATCTGGTCGCCTGCCCGGGTGTATATCCGCAGCTGGCGGAGATGATCGGGACGTCGCTGGACGACTGA
- a CDS encoding DUF3597 domain-containing protein, which produces MSLFDKIKDKLGLGGVSNEAHKPVDPNNTPNQHATDTVIDSERPTAAHNATTTPPGAAPSNEAGPTTAAVDVPAKLDAMAANHPEKLNWRTSIVDLLKLLGLDSSLESRKELATELGCPQDKLADSAQMNIWLHRTVMHKLAEHGGTVPPELRT; this is translated from the coding sequence ATGAGCCTGTTCGACAAGATCAAAGACAAGCTGGGCCTAGGTGGCGTCAGCAACGAGGCGCACAAGCCGGTCGACCCGAACAACACCCCGAACCAGCATGCGACGGACACGGTCATCGATTCGGAGCGCCCGACCGCCGCGCATAATGCGACCACGACGCCGCCCGGCGCTGCGCCAAGCAACGAAGCTGGCCCGACGACCGCTGCCGTCGATGTACCCGCGAAGCTGGACGCCATGGCCGCAAACCATCCGGAGAAGCTGAACTGGCGCACCTCCATCGTCGATCTGCTCAAATTGCTGGGCCTCGACAGCAGCTTGGAGTCACGCAAGGAACTGGCCACCGAACTGGGTTGTCCGCAGGACAAGCTGGCCGACTCGGCCCAGATGAACATCTGGCTGCATCGCACCGTCATGCACAAGCTCGCCGAGCATGGCGGCACCGTTCCGCCCGAACTGCGGACCTGA
- a CDS encoding mechanosensitive ion channel family protein, which yields MSEYLIDSPRFRALWLTLLMIVCQALVAPASVAQESVATVRLDGRALFRIGANAELDAKPRARQIERQLAAVLETPQGITRSRIEKVGEHGENRQLSVAGRTLLEVTPMDAEANGVTVDVLARQWAASIDRALTTAADRRDSERGRFVTSIQAGVETAFARLLESATQVIPRVLAALLVLLLFWGLAVGVRALVRTLFNRLGDDRTVENLVRQVSYYTVWLLGLIVAASAFGVEPGTLATGLGLTSLALGFALKDILSNFVSGLLILTLRPFELGDQIIIGETEGSVERIELRATQIRTYDGRRVLVPNAETFTSRVTNNTAAPIRRGKVVCALGYEVDIDTVVPIMCRAAQHTPGVLDTPSASVTLRELGSTELVFDVEFWCDSRRSDFVFTASEVRKALVAALRAAGVALPDQAKQNVVLHTANG from the coding sequence ATGTCTGAATACCTGATCGACTCACCACGTTTTCGCGCTCTCTGGCTGACGCTATTGATGATCGTGTGCCAAGCGCTGGTGGCGCCTGCTTCGGTCGCGCAGGAAAGCGTTGCTACGGTGCGCCTCGATGGCCGCGCGCTGTTTCGCATCGGTGCCAATGCCGAACTGGACGCCAAGCCCAGGGCGCGGCAGATCGAACGCCAGCTGGCCGCCGTGCTGGAAACGCCTCAGGGCATTACCCGCTCACGCATCGAGAAGGTCGGCGAACACGGCGAAAACCGTCAGCTCAGCGTAGCCGGCCGCACTTTGCTCGAGGTGACGCCGATGGATGCCGAAGCCAACGGCGTTACGGTCGACGTCCTGGCGAGGCAGTGGGCGGCATCTATCGATCGGGCCCTGACGACGGCGGCAGACCGTCGCGACTCCGAACGTGGGCGCTTCGTCACGTCAATTCAGGCAGGCGTCGAGACCGCCTTTGCCCGCCTGCTCGAGTCGGCGACGCAGGTCATCCCCCGAGTGCTCGCCGCGCTGCTGGTGCTGCTGCTATTCTGGGGCCTGGCAGTGGGCGTGCGGGCGCTGGTACGGACCCTCTTCAATCGCCTGGGCGACGACCGCACCGTGGAAAACCTGGTCCGCCAGGTCAGCTACTACACCGTCTGGTTACTCGGTCTTATCGTCGCGGCGAGCGCCTTCGGGGTTGAGCCCGGCACACTCGCCACCGGCCTGGGCCTGACCAGCCTCGCGCTGGGCTTCGCGCTGAAGGATATCCTCTCCAACTTCGTCAGCGGGCTGCTGATTCTTACCTTGCGGCCCTTCGAACTGGGCGATCAGATCATCATCGGTGAGACCGAAGGCAGCGTGGAGCGCATCGAGCTGCGCGCCACCCAGATCCGCACCTATGACGGTCGCCGCGTACTGGTCCCGAACGCCGAGACCTTCACTTCGCGCGTAACCAACAATACCGCCGCGCCCATCCGGCGCGGCAAGGTCGTCTGCGCGCTCGGCTACGAAGTGGATATCGACACCGTCGTCCCGATCATGTGCCGGGCTGCACAGCACACCCCGGGCGTATTGGACACCCCCTCCGCATCGGTAACCCTGCGCGAGCTGGGCTCGACCGAGCTGGTGTTCGATGTCGAGTTCTGGTGCGACTCGAGGCGTTCGGACTTCGTCTTCACCGCCTCGGAAGTGCGCAAGGCGCTAGTCGCGGCGTTACGCGCCGCCGGCGTCGCCCTGCCCGATCAAGCGAAACAGAACGTGGTGCTGCACACGGCCAACGGCTGA
- a CDS encoding sulfite exporter TauE/SafE family protein — protein sequence MTLADFLLFALPAIFLTGLSKGGFGGALGGIAVPLLALAISPKQAAAVMLPILCLADVVGLKAYIGHWDKANLKVMMPGALIGIALGTLTFGMLDERLIGLLMGAIAVGFVLLGLVNRNDKPRPLQRGRGVMLSSIAGFTSFVAHAGGPPIMMHLLPQQLDKLRYVATINLFFLMTNAIKLIPYAALGQFSRENLLLSLTLAPIVPFGVWAGLWLHKRIDHAWFYRIARVGMLVAGLQLIHKHL from the coding sequence ATGACCCTTGCCGATTTTCTGCTGTTCGCGCTGCCCGCGATCTTCCTCACCGGACTGTCCAAGGGCGGCTTCGGTGGTGCCCTCGGCGGCATCGCCGTGCCGTTGCTAGCGCTGGCCATCTCGCCGAAGCAGGCGGCGGCCGTGATGCTGCCGATCCTCTGTCTCGCCGATGTGGTCGGCCTCAAGGCCTATATCGGTCACTGGGACAAGGCGAACCTGAAGGTCATGATGCCGGGCGCATTGATCGGCATCGCGCTGGGTACGCTGACCTTCGGCATGCTCGATGAGCGCCTCATCGGCTTGCTGATGGGCGCGATCGCGGTGGGGTTCGTGCTACTCGGGCTCGTCAACCGCAACGACAAGCCTCGACCTTTGCAGCGCGGGCGTGGCGTCATGCTGTCGTCGATCGCAGGCTTCACCAGCTTCGTGGCCCACGCCGGCGGGCCGCCGATCATGATGCACTTGCTGCCGCAGCAGTTGGACAAGTTGCGCTATGTCGCGACCATCAATCTGTTCTTCCTGATGACCAACGCGATCAAGCTGATTCCCTATGCGGCGCTGGGCCAGTTCAGCCGGGAAAATCTGCTGCTCAGCCTGACCCTCGCGCCCATCGTCCCCTTCGGCGTCTGGGCCGGGCTCTGGCTGCACAAACGCATTGATCATGCCTGGTTCTACCGCATCGCCCGCGTCGGGATGCTCGTTGCCGGCCTGCAACTGATCCACAAGCACCTCTGA
- a CDS encoding CAP domain-containing protein: MRRLMVGSTLLAAVFANGASADEVGELVSLVNEFRASGEGCGGGKAEQVGPLAPAAALASIPAGAGAQIQQAVRESGYQAASLQAMAVSGPSDASTVMRVFRQRYCSALLSEDFAEIGVSHDGNTWQVILAKPLLSDDLGDWQQAGKAVLEQINRARAEARRCGNQRFDAAPPLTWNQRLGETALAHSQDMAKRVYFSHQGHDQSLAGDRASRHGYRWQRIGENIAAGHGSAEQAVSGWLASPGHCSNVMNPDFTEMGAAYATNPQSAATIYWTQVFGAPR; the protein is encoded by the coding sequence TTGCGCCGACTTATGGTCGGTTCGACGCTGTTGGCGGCGGTATTCGCCAATGGCGCGAGCGCTGACGAGGTGGGCGAACTGGTGAGTTTGGTCAATGAGTTCCGCGCCTCTGGCGAAGGCTGCGGCGGTGGCAAGGCAGAACAGGTCGGCCCTCTTGCACCTGCCGCTGCACTGGCGTCGATCCCGGCCGGTGCTGGCGCGCAGATACAGCAGGCGGTGCGGGAGTCGGGTTACCAGGCGGCCAGCCTCCAGGCCATGGCAGTGTCCGGGCCCAGCGATGCCAGCACTGTGATGCGGGTGTTCAGGCAACGTTACTGCAGCGCATTGTTGAGCGAGGATTTCGCCGAAATCGGCGTCTCGCACGACGGCAATACCTGGCAGGTGATTCTGGCAAAACCGCTGCTGTCCGACGATCTTGGCGACTGGCAGCAGGCCGGCAAGGCGGTTCTCGAACAGATCAACCGAGCGCGTGCCGAGGCGCGTCGCTGTGGCAATCAGCGGTTCGACGCCGCGCCTCCGCTGACCTGGAACCAGCGCCTGGGCGAAACCGCGCTGGCCCACAGCCAGGACATGGCCAAGAGGGTTTACTTCAGTCACCAGGGGCATGACCAGAGCCTGGCCGGTGACCGCGCCAGTCGTCACGGTTACCGCTGGCAGCGCATCGGTGAAAACATCGCGGCGGGCCATGGTTCTGCCGAGCAGGCGGTGTCAGGCTGGCTCGCCAGCCCGGGACATTGCAGCAACGTCATGAATCCAGACTTCACCGAAATGGGCGCCGCCTACGCGACCAATCCACAGAGCGCGGCCACCATTTACTGGACGCAGGTGTTCGGCGCGCCGCGTTAG
- a CDS encoding STAS/SEC14 domain-containing protein — MFHVTRIGDKRIDVDFSGKLDSNEMRFALDELMRKSDGITHGQMLFRVGDFDMPTLGAVGVELSRIPQMFRFMRRFDRCAVVCAKEWMRKASEIEGALIPGLTVKAFDQHQTTEAHDWLEGAP, encoded by the coding sequence ATGTTTCATGTAACGCGTATAGGCGACAAACGTATCGACGTGGACTTTTCCGGCAAGCTCGACAGCAACGAGATGCGCTTCGCGCTCGATGAGTTGATGAGAAAGTCCGATGGCATTACCCATGGGCAGATGCTCTTTCGAGTCGGAGACTTCGACATGCCCACGCTTGGCGCGGTCGGTGTCGAGCTGTCGCGAATCCCGCAAATGTTCCGCTTCATGCGCCGTTTCGATCGCTGCGCAGTCGTTTGCGCCAAGGAATGGATGAGGAAGGCCAGCGAGATCGAAGGGGCGCTGATCCCCGGCCTGACAGTCAAGGCTTTCGATCAGCATCAAACCACCGAAGCGCACGACTGGCTGGAGGGCGCGCCGTAG
- a CDS encoding peptidylprolyl isomerase, whose protein sequence is MARATARHILVPTEEKCNELKAAIEGGADFAQVAKDNSTCPSSRQGGDLGSFGPGQMVKEFDTVVFSAPLNQVQGPVKTQFGYHLLEVTSRQD, encoded by the coding sequence ATGGCCCGAGCCACTGCCCGCCACATCCTGGTTCCCACCGAAGAAAAGTGCAACGAGCTGAAAGCTGCCATCGAAGGCGGCGCCGATTTCGCCCAGGTTGCCAAAGACAACTCCACCTGCCCCTCCAGCCGCCAGGGCGGCGACCTGGGCTCGTTCGGTCCGGGCCAGATGGTCAAGGAATTCGACACCGTGGTATTCAGCGCGCCGTTGAATCAGGTCCAGGGCCCGGTGAAGACCCAGTTCGGTTATCACCTGCTGGAAGTGACCAGCCGCCAGGATTGA
- the ppk2 gene encoding polyphosphate kinase 2, producing MTDDLGNSLQVYEHLLHEFQDSLDEEFEMELDDARMDALISREGMPQPSDSGLSRRVYFSELLRLQGELVKLQDWIVHHKLRVVVLFEGRDAAGKGGVIKRVTQRLNPRICRVAALPAPNDRERTQWYFQRYVSHLPAAGEMVLFDRSWYNRAGVEKVMGFCSDDEYEEFFRSVPEFERMLVRSGIILIKYWFSISDEEQNRRFLARIHDPLKQWKLSPMDLESRRRWEAYMRAKEIMLERTHIDDAPWWIVEADDKKRARLNCISHLLSQLPYGEVERTPVKLPERVYNPDYLRNPVPDNMVVPTLY from the coding sequence ATGACCGACGATCTGGGTAATTCGCTCCAGGTGTACGAGCACCTGTTGCACGAGTTTCAGGACAGCCTCGACGAAGAGTTTGAAATGGAGCTGGACGATGCGCGCATGGATGCCTTGATAAGCCGCGAAGGCATGCCGCAACCGTCGGATAGCGGATTGTCCCGACGGGTCTATTTCTCCGAGCTGCTGCGTCTGCAAGGCGAGCTGGTCAAGCTGCAGGACTGGATCGTGCATCACAAGCTGCGCGTGGTGGTGCTCTTCGAGGGCCGGGACGCGGCAGGCAAGGGTGGGGTCATCAAGCGCGTCACCCAGCGGCTGAATCCGCGGATCTGCCGCGTCGCGGCGTTGCCGGCGCCCAACGATCGGGAGCGCACTCAGTGGTATTTCCAGCGGTATGTCTCGCATCTACCCGCCGCGGGCGAAATGGTCCTGTTCGACCGCAGCTGGTACAACCGCGCCGGCGTCGAGAAGGTGATGGGTTTCTGCAGCGATGACGAGTACGAAGAGTTCTTCCGCTCGGTGCCGGAGTTCGAGCGGATGCTGGTGCGCTCGGGCATCATCCTGATCAAGTACTGGTTTTCCATCTCGGATGAAGAGCAGAACCGGCGCTTCCTGGCGCGCATCCATGATCCGCTGAAGCAGTGGAAACTGAGCCCCATGGACCTCGAATCCAGGCGTCGTTGGGAAGCCTATATGCGGGCCAAGGAAATTATGCTCGAGCGTACTCACATCGACGATGCGCCTTGGTGGATCGTCGAGGCCGACGACAAGAAACGTGCGCGCCTGAACTGCATCAGCCATCTGCTGAGCCAGCTGCCTTATGGAGAGGTGGAGCGCACCCCGGTGAAGTTGCCCGAGCGCGTCTACAACCCGGACTATCTGCGCAATCCGGTGCCGGACAACATGGTCGTTCCGACGCTCTACTGA
- a CDS encoding PstS family phosphate ABC transporter substrate-binding protein, giving the protein MHVKPGPLLLISLTLSLHAVLTPSSYAAEPMTDGLLVDGSSTVYPLTREAARRFQRARPGHAIEVKFSGTTAGFRRFCAGETDINDASREMNAEEQAHCAENGIRYRQVPLAMDSIAVVVHPSNRWASDITVDELKRLWAPAAEGQVMRWNQIRPEWPDRPVKLFGRGQDSGTYDVFTQEIVGTTHRSRQDYTASEDEEQLAAGIAAEPDALGFFGIGAYHRHWEDLKLLAVDNGSGPVFPTLETVSEGHYKPLTRPLFLYLNEQSLQRKPITQAFVEHYLDGLPSWIHFTGYMPLKAERYARSLAALQQAQEPSATGAQ; this is encoded by the coding sequence ATGCACGTCAAACCAGGCCCTCTGCTGCTGATCAGCCTCACTTTGAGCCTGCACGCGGTGCTCACTCCGTCCTCATATGCCGCTGAGCCGATGACCGATGGGCTGCTCGTCGACGGCTCCAGCACCGTTTACCCGCTGACACGGGAAGCGGCGCGGCGCTTTCAGCGCGCCCGGCCCGGGCATGCCATCGAGGTCAAGTTCTCCGGAACCACTGCGGGCTTTCGCCGCTTCTGCGCCGGCGAAACGGACATCAACGACGCATCGCGCGAGATGAACGCCGAAGAACAGGCGCATTGCGCCGAGAATGGCATCCGCTATCGCCAGGTCCCGCTGGCCATGGATTCCATTGCCGTGGTGGTACATCCGAGCAACCGTTGGGCAAGCGACATCACGGTAGATGAGCTGAAGCGGTTGTGGGCACCGGCTGCAGAAGGGCAAGTCATGCGCTGGAACCAGATCCGACCGGAGTGGCCGGATCGCCCGGTGAAACTGTTCGGACGAGGACAGGATTCAGGCACCTACGATGTGTTCACCCAGGAGATCGTGGGAACCACCCATCGCAGCCGTCAGGACTACACCGCCAGCGAGGATGAGGAACAGTTGGCCGCCGGCATCGCCGCAGAGCCCGACGCGCTCGGCTTCTTCGGCATCGGCGCCTACCATCGGCACTGGGAGGACTTGAAGCTGCTCGCCGTGGACAATGGCAGCGGTCCGGTCTTCCCAACGCTCGAAACGGTCAGCGAGGGCCACTACAAGCCCCTGACACGCCCGCTGTTCCTGTACCTGAACGAGCAGAGCCTCCAGCGCAAACCCATCACCCAGGCCTTCGTCGAACACTACTTGGACGGTTTGCCGAGCTGGATTCATTTCACCGGCTACATGCCACTCAAGGCCGAGCGCTATGCGCGCAGCCTGGCAGCGCTGCAACAAGCGCAGGAGCCGAGCGCGACCGGCGCTCAGTAG
- a CDS encoding Na/Pi symporter has translation MTTNTGALAETPSSPITRQWLSWLLVITLIYLLLAAVGAIGDGFKAATGDNAKELFAFATNPFVGLMIGLAATALIQSSSTVTSIIVGMVAGGLPIPIAIPLIMGANIGTSLTSTIVSLGHIRSGSEFHRAFSAATVHDAFNITAVTILLPLELLFHPLQRMSEALAGLLVHDSAGVDVKSMNFMKTLLTPASDLLETSVSWLPNQVWAGVALIAIGVVLILFVVQAIGKVLRKVMVGRAKDIMHASVGRGPLSGIASGTLITMLVQSSSTTTALIVPLAGTGVFTLKQVYPFTLGTNIGTCVTALLAATAIAGPTAELAMQIALVHLLFNLLGISIIYVLPFLRGVPPAIANYLADLAQRSKLYVGAYIGGVFFGLPLLLIGGSQL, from the coding sequence ATGACGACGAACACCGGTGCCCTGGCGGAGACCCCCTCCTCGCCGATCACACGCCAATGGCTGTCCTGGCTTCTGGTCATCACGCTGATCTATCTCTTGCTGGCCGCAGTGGGCGCGATCGGCGATGGTTTCAAAGCCGCCACTGGCGATAACGCCAAGGAGCTGTTCGCCTTTGCCACCAACCCCTTCGTCGGCCTGATGATCGGCCTGGCGGCCACGGCGCTGATCCAGAGCTCCAGCACGGTCACCTCGATCATCGTTGGCATGGTGGCCGGCGGGCTGCCGATCCCGATTGCGATTCCGCTGATCATGGGCGCCAACATCGGTACCTCGCTGACCAGCACCATCGTCAGCCTGGGCCACATCCGCAGCGGGTCGGAATTTCATCGGGCCTTCTCGGCGGCGACCGTGCACGATGCGTTCAACATCACCGCCGTGACGATTCTGCTGCCGCTGGAATTGCTCTTCCATCCTCTGCAGCGCATGTCCGAGGCCCTGGCAGGTCTGCTGGTACACGACAGCGCCGGGGTCGACGTGAAGAGCATGAACTTCATGAAGACCCTGCTCACCCCGGCCAGCGATCTGCTCGAAACCAGTGTCTCCTGGCTGCCGAATCAGGTGTGGGCCGGGGTCGCGCTGATCGCCATCGGGGTCGTCCTGATCCTCTTCGTGGTGCAGGCCATCGGCAAGGTGCTACGCAAGGTGATGGTCGGGCGCGCCAAGGACATCATGCACGCCAGCGTCGGGCGCGGCCCGCTGTCGGGCATCGCTTCGGGCACGCTGATCACGATGCTGGTGCAATCCTCCTCGACGACGACAGCGCTCATCGTGCCGCTGGCGGGCACCGGTGTGTTCACGCTAAAGCAGGTCTATCCCTTCACGCTGGGCACCAATATCGGCACCTGCGTCACCGCCCTGCTGGCCGCCACGGCTATTGCCGGACCAACGGCGGAACTCGCGATGCAGATCGCCTTGGTACACCTGCTGTTCAATCTGCTCGGTATCTCGATCATCTACGTGCTGCCCTTCCTGCGTGGCGTGCCTCCGGCCATTGCCAACTACCTGGCGGATCTGGCGCAACGCAGCAAGCTGTATGTCGGGGCGTATATCGGCGGCGTGTTCTTCGGCCTGCCCTTGCTGCTGATCGGCGGCAGCCAACTCTGA